The Leptospira paudalimensis region GCAAAAATCAGGACAACGAATGAGCGCATGTCACCGTCTATGTTATGCATGTGTCCTGGATTTGTCCCAATTTTTTTTGTCTTGCCTAGGCTGGAAATTCGGAAATTCTTAGGATAATCTATCCACGAAACGAGAGATCCCTTGAAACGATTTGTTTATCTACTATCCTTTTTCACCCTTCTAAGTTTTGCTTTACCAGTTGGTTTTATTTCCTGCGAACCAGAAGCGAAAAAAGCGCAAAACCGCGAGACCAATTTCACTTATGTCGACTTTGAAACTGTCATTCGAACAGTAGACAAACTGTACATAGACAAACATATCAATGTAAATCGTGCTTATACCGATGCAGCAAGTTTTGCTTTTTTAAGTTTACCCCATCCACTTTACATTTACCCAGAAAGTTATTTCAAAGAGAGAGAGAAATATGATGATAAGGAAGATCTCTGGCCAGGGACTACTTTCAAAATCTCTCCATCTGACAAATTTGTCGTTTTTGATCCTGATTACACCCAAGTGGAAAAAATCCAAAAAGAGAAACGGAAAAAAAATGAAAACCGTAAATTGTCTGATGCAGAACTCAAAAAACTGATCGAAAAAGAAAAATTAAAAAAATCAGTGATCTCTGCTCGTTGGGAAGAAATTAATTTTTCAAGAAAAGATTTTGATCGGGTTGTCACTTACATCCAAGACAATTTGGATAAATATAAAACTCCTGTTTTAAAGGGACTTGTGGAACTTGATGGTGAACTTCCTGACGAAGAGGAAGAAGACAAAAAAGAATTCCGCATGGAACAAGTGTTTGTTGCTGCTGCGAATGGTTATTTAAACTCTCTTGACCCACACTCCAATGTCTTTTTGGAAGAAGTTTGGGAAGAATCCATGTCCAAAATCAGTGATGGATCTTTTGAAGGGATTGGTGCCATCCTTTCTGGTGGTGGAAGTCGTGAAGTGATTGTTGAAAATCCATTGGAAGGAAGTCCTGCGCTCAAAGCTGGGATTCGCAGTGGAGACAACATTGTTGCCGTTGATGGTAAACTCATCAAAAACTTATCTCTTGATAAAGTAGTTAAAAAGATCAAGGGACCAAAAGCAACAAAAGTTGTGCTGACTATCTCTCGCAAAGGGAATACAGGAAAAATCGATATCGAAGTGATTCGTGACAAAATCACAATCAAAAACGTAACCTATCACTTAGTAAAAGAAAATCCACAAGTTGCTTACATCAAACTCACTGGATTTGTAAAACCTGGAAACGGTGAACCACCAATTGATACACAAATTGCAGAAGCTTTAGCAGAAATGGAAAAAACTGCCAAAGAGAATGGCAAACCTCTAAAGGCAGTGATTTTAGACTTAAGAGGAAACTCAGGTGGATTTTTGGATTTAGCAGTGGATATTGCTGATATGTTCATCGAAAAAGGACTCATTGTTTCTACAAAAACTCCTGGTAGAAGTGATGATGAAAAATATGCAAAAATCAAAGACATCACAAAACTTCCGTTAGCCGTGCTCATGAATTCAAAATCAGCATCTGCTTCTGAAATTGTTGCCAGTGCGATCCAACACCATGGCCGTGGAATTTTACTTGGTGAAAGGACATTTGGAAAAGCAACTGTGCAAACATTAAAAAAATTGGACAACAATCCAAATTACCTTTTGAAAATCACAAATGCTAGGTATTATTCTCCTTCCGGAAAAACCATCCAAGTGGTTGGAGTTTCACCTGACATAGAAGTTTCTGAAGAACCAGATGGAACCTTCCCTTTCCGATACCGAGAAGAGGATATGTGGAACCACTTACCTCTCATCCCACATGAAGGGATTGTGAAATCAAAATTCAATTTGAATGCGATTAAGGATTATGCCAAAAAAAATGGTAAGGCTGATACGTATTTGAAAGAACACGCAAACGATGCGATCAAACCTGATTATATGTTAATTAGAAGTTTGGACTTCATCGAAGGGATGTTGAATGCTAAATAAAGATTCTAGATTATAGAATCTCTATTTTTGAAACTAATCATGAATTGGATGCAATGTGACTCGAATTAAATCAGATTTTCTGATCATTGGAAGCGGAGTGAGTGGTCTCTTTACCGCATTAAAATTAGCTCCGCTTGGTTCGGTTGTTGTTGTTACCAAAAAAGCAGACTACGAATCGAATACCAACTATGCACAAGGTGGGATTGCCTCTGTTTTTGATGATAAGGATAAATTCGAAGAACACATCAAAGACACCTTAGAATCCGGAGCAGGTTTATGTGATCTGGAAGCAGTTCGTGTTTTGGTGGAAGAAGGTCCAACCCGAGTCAAAGAACTATTGGACTTGGGTGTTCCTTTCACAAGAAACCAAACAGGTGAATTGGATTTAGCACGAGAAGGTGGACATAGCAAAAATAGGATCATCCACTCTCTTGACAGAACAGGAAGTGCCGTTGAACAATCGTTACTTGATCATGTTCATGCAAACCAAAACATTCGAATTCTAGAAAACCATGCATGTGTAGACTTAATCACCAAACACCATTTAAAAAATAAAGAAAATTTACCCTTACGATGTTATGGAGCCTACATAGTCGATACAGAGACTGGTGAAGTATTTCCAGTCCTAGCCAAAAAAACAATTTTGGCAACTGGGGGTGCAGGCCAGGTGTATTTGCACACAACCAATCCAAACATTGCCACAGGTGATGGTGTAGCAAGTGCGTATAGAGCTGGTGCCATTGTCAAAAATATGGAATTTTACCAATTCCATCCTACTTCGCTTTTCCATGAACAAGGGAATAGTTTTTTAATTTCAGAAGCTGTGAGAGGCCATGGAGGCATCTTACGCGAGATAGGTGGCAGACCATTCATGAAAGACTATCATGAAATGGGAGAATTAGCACCTAGAGATATTGTGGCACGAGCCATTGATGATACGATGAAAAAAAGAGGGGAACCACATGTACTCCTTGATATCACTCATAGACCTGCCAATGACATCATAAGCCATTTTCCTTCGATTTATGAACGTTGTAAAAAACTAGGGATTGATATCACAACCGATCCGATTCCAGTTGTTCCTGCCGCCCATTATATGTGTGGTGGAGTTGCCACGGATCTCTTAGGACGAACAAACATTGCAGATTTATATGCTTGTGGAGAGACAACTTGTACAGGAGTCCATGGTGGTAATCGTTTAGCGTCCAATAGTTTATTGGAATGTTTGGTATTTTCCCATCGGATTGCAAATGATATCAAATCTGAAGGGAAACTTGAGTATTCCTTAGAAACCGATTTGATTCCTGATTGGAACAAAGAAGGAACTACTAACACGGAAGAATGGGTATTGATTTCCCATGACTTAATCGAAATTAAAACCATCATGAGCAATTATGTTGGGATTGTTAGGTCTGATATGAGATTGGAACGTGCCCTTCGTCGATTAAAACTGATTTCACAAGAAGTAAAAGATTATTACAATCGAACTACAGTTTCTTTGGGATTATTAGAACTTCGTAATTTAGTAAAAGTTGCCGAACTCATTGTCAGATCCGCGTTATTACGAAAGGAAAGCCGGGGCCTACATTTTAGTACGGATTATCCTGAAGACCGAACTCCATCTAGGCAAGATACAATCCTTTCCCATCAATTGTAAAAATCCTGCGCCAGGGACCGAAGCGGAAATCCTTTCTCAAATGGAGAAAGATTGCAGCGTAGGGCCCGGTCCATTTATAAACTTTGTTCTTTGATCAAATTGATTGGAGGCGCCCAAATAACTCTCGTTATTCGTTCCTAACCTCTTAAACCTAAAATTGTATACACAATTCCTAATACGACTGGTAAGATGGAATAACTAAAAACATGAATGTAGTATCCTCTTTTTTCACCCCATTTTTGTTTCATGGGTTCTAGTTTCCAAAAAAAACCTGGTTTGTAGAGGCGTAAAATATAGGTAGTGATTCCATAAAGGATAAAAAAGATTCCTAATCCGACTGTGACTAAATTCATATAACTCCCAAAGATTTCAGTTTGTGTTGTAGCATGAACTTTCCAAGAAAAAAAAATCCTTAAATTGATTTTCGTTTGTCCGTTGCCCTTGGGCGTGATAGAGGGAACGTATTGGGTGGCGGGTCTAGAACCCCACCCTAATCAGGGCGGGGATACTAGATTCTCCCCCCCAAACCCTCTCCAATCACCAACATTTTCTTCTCATCCTCAAAAAAGCGAAAGGTTCTCAGGACCAAAACCGTAAGCCCTCACCTATTCCAATGAATCAAACTAAGTTAGGTGTTTTATGATCAAACTCAAATACAAATCAAATGATAAACGATTCCATCTCTATTTTCCGTATTCGGAATTGTATATCAAAATCGCAAAATCAATTCCAAAGGCAATTTACCACCCTGAAGATAAAAGTTGGTCCTATCCTAATGATGCTGCTTCCATTAAACGTGTGTTAATTGAATTTTCAAATTATGATATCCGGTATTTAGCAAATGAAATTCCAAAACAATGTGGGATATTAGAAGATTTTTTTCGTTCGGCTAGGGAAAGGAATTTTTCATTTTTCACCACCAAAACATATTATTCACATTTATACAGGCTGTTGCTTTTCACAGAAAAATTGCCTATGAATATCGTTTCTAGGGATATCGAAAACTATTTGGACTTTCAAGTAAAAGAAAAATCATTACGTTCTGCGACTATCCGAAGTGCAAGACAAGCTTTCATTTTCTATTTCCGGGAAGTCCGAAAGCAGATGAAAAATCTCAAATTTCCAAAAATGAAAGTCGATGCAAAATTACCTGAAGTTTTATCAGCGGAAGAAACAAGGGCTATATTCAATGCACTTCCAAATTTAAAACATAAAATACTGCTCCTCATTAGTTACTCAGCGGGATTACGTGTAGGAGAAGTAATCCATTTACAATTAAAAGATATCGATTTGGAAAGGAACATGATCCGAATCACACAAGGAAAAGGTAAAAAAGATAGATACACAATTCTTGCAAATTCCCTCATACTCGAACTCAAAGAATACTTACAAGTGAGAGAATACAATTTACTCTTAAAATATAGTTTTAATGAAGTAAAAAATATAACTTGGTTATTTCCTGGTGCTGGTAAAAGACCTCTTCACATCAGAACTGCTGAATCTATTTTTAACCAAGCGGCCGCTAAAGCAAAGATCACTAAAAAAGTCACCTTTCATAGTTTGCGCCATGCATTTGCGACACATTTGTTGGAACTCGGAACGGACCTTAGAATGATCCAAACTCTTCTCGGACACTCAAGTGTCCGAACCACACAAATTTACACCAAAGTTGCAAGGAGTCGGTTGGAAAATATCAAAAGCCCTCTTGACCAAATACCAAAACCAAAAACATAAAAATTCCTTTCCCCGCTTTCCTTATAAATTCCATTAACTTCTTATTTCCTCCTTACTTTTGAACTTAAATTCCAAATTGATCCAAAGGATTTCATTGACGGATCCAAAATCTTCCTATAAAATCGAGGCCTGATTCAGTTACTGAAAAAGGAACTCACTATGAAACATCTTTCTAATCTAGTCATATTCGCAATTTTTTTATCCCATGTTTATTTACAGGCACAAGTTAAACCTCAATTGGAAAATGAATGGGCAGTCGCAAAAAATTTAGGCCCTATCATTGATGGAACATCAGTTCGTTGGAGTTTTTTAGCGATGGTAAAAACTGATGAAATTGATTCCGTCCGAGGTTTTGAAAGGAATGGAGAAGAA contains the following coding sequences:
- a CDS encoding S41 family peptidase, with amino-acid sequence MKRFVYLLSFFTLLSFALPVGFISCEPEAKKAQNRETNFTYVDFETVIRTVDKLYIDKHINVNRAYTDAASFAFLSLPHPLYIYPESYFKEREKYDDKEDLWPGTTFKISPSDKFVVFDPDYTQVEKIQKEKRKKNENRKLSDAELKKLIEKEKLKKSVISARWEEINFSRKDFDRVVTYIQDNLDKYKTPVLKGLVELDGELPDEEEEDKKEFRMEQVFVAAANGYLNSLDPHSNVFLEEVWEESMSKISDGSFEGIGAILSGGGSREVIVENPLEGSPALKAGIRSGDNIVAVDGKLIKNLSLDKVVKKIKGPKATKVVLTISRKGNTGKIDIEVIRDKITIKNVTYHLVKENPQVAYIKLTGFVKPGNGEPPIDTQIAEALAEMEKTAKENGKPLKAVILDLRGNSGGFLDLAVDIADMFIEKGLIVSTKTPGRSDDEKYAKIKDITKLPLAVLMNSKSASASEIVASAIQHHGRGILLGERTFGKATVQTLKKLDNNPNYLLKITNARYYSPSGKTIQVVGVSPDIEVSEEPDGTFPFRYREEDMWNHLPLIPHEGIVKSKFNLNAIKDYAKKNGKADTYLKEHANDAIKPDYMLIRSLDFIEGMLNAK
- the nadB gene encoding L-aspartate oxidase, which translates into the protein MTRIKSDFLIIGSGVSGLFTALKLAPLGSVVVVTKKADYESNTNYAQGGIASVFDDKDKFEEHIKDTLESGAGLCDLEAVRVLVEEGPTRVKELLDLGVPFTRNQTGELDLAREGGHSKNRIIHSLDRTGSAVEQSLLDHVHANQNIRILENHACVDLITKHHLKNKENLPLRCYGAYIVDTETGEVFPVLAKKTILATGGAGQVYLHTTNPNIATGDGVASAYRAGAIVKNMEFYQFHPTSLFHEQGNSFLISEAVRGHGGILREIGGRPFMKDYHEMGELAPRDIVARAIDDTMKKRGEPHVLLDITHRPANDIISHFPSIYERCKKLGIDITTDPIPVVPAAHYMCGGVATDLLGRTNIADLYACGETTCTGVHGGNRLASNSLLECLVFSHRIANDIKSEGKLEYSLETDLIPDWNKEGTTNTEEWVLISHDLIEIKTIMSNYVGIVRSDMRLERALRRLKLISQEVKDYYNRTTVSLGLLELRNLVKVAELIVRSALLRKESRGLHFSTDYPEDRTPSRQDTILSHQL
- a CDS encoding tyrosine-type recombinase/integrase codes for the protein MIKLKYKSNDKRFHLYFPYSELYIKIAKSIPKAIYHPEDKSWSYPNDAASIKRVLIEFSNYDIRYLANEIPKQCGILEDFFRSARERNFSFFTTKTYYSHLYRLLLFTEKLPMNIVSRDIENYLDFQVKEKSLRSATIRSARQAFIFYFREVRKQMKNLKFPKMKVDAKLPEVLSAEETRAIFNALPNLKHKILLLISYSAGLRVGEVIHLQLKDIDLERNMIRITQGKGKKDRYTILANSLILELKEYLQVREYNLLLKYSFNEVKNITWLFPGAGKRPLHIRTAESIFNQAAAKAKITKKVTFHSLRHAFATHLLELGTDLRMIQTLLGHSSVRTTQIYTKVARSRLENIKSPLDQIPKPKT